One window from the genome of Plasmodium relictum strain SGS1 genome assembly, chromosome: 12 encodes:
- a CDS encoding tRNA intron endonuclease, putative yields MILKNVKRKVVFNDLKKYFIVVDGFKYGADFILYKNSIEDEHGFALVFIKEDNVILNNKEKIIIVRICESVRKEGIIAYINENTMTIKYEEIYRKK; encoded by the exons atgaTACTTAAAAATGTTAAACGTAAAGTTGTTTTTAAtgacttaaaaaaatattttattgtaGTTGATGGATTTAAATATGGAGCAGATTTCATTTTGTATAAAA ataGCATTGAAGATGAACATGGATTTGCTTtagtttttataaaagaagataatgtgattttaaataataaagaaaaaattataatagttAGAATATGTGAAAGTGTTAGAAAAGaa GGTATTATAGcttatattaatgaaaatactatgacaataaaatatgaagaaatatataggaaaaaataa
- a CDS encoding RNA-binding protein, putative — protein sequence MDSLYGDLPPPISNKNLGKNEHINSLRKQKNYIEINKSLITPVIVQKKIANIKNLNKSLDNKNSENEKDVNNLNNELKNSNEILKNEVKNEHLNNKNLKNDTKIEIININKSIQDDLKKISDRLNKIQQCNKNENILSNKTNNEEKSMRNIEINFKSKTNGNIINSLSENNIENDYFKNELYDKYFILNANEDYDPNKPNDLNKIIKERKRKKLIMLAEKKKKQEIEQMEETKEKNKNTLKDYESNKLYGYSGNNTNECIYEIKEKQKYKQKYIKNGLKDEENSKGGEYKEREKISKKGEDYSENEGELKERNEEKIKKSTRQNIYDSDISNIIDENYNFMNKNKEKTHNSNDIKKEETVVKKDFATRMMEKMGWKKGEGLGKDKQGIKAPLILQKVDKRSGVIVQAPLILKNNDLKNGCNSCEDKYSSTHSLNNNCTRIIALTNLVTVDEIDDTLKDEIEEEASKFGNLLNINIFVDKNSHDALAVKIFCEYESKEQAKNAMNTFNGRIFAGRKVEASFANEQEYYSNKKN from the coding sequence atggatAGCTTATATGGTGATTTGCCTCCTCCAAtatctaataaaaatttaggaAAAAATGAACACATAAATTCCttaagaaaacaaaaaaattacattgaaataaataaaagtttaataACTCCTGTGAttgttcaaaaaaaaattgcaaatattaaaaatttaaataaaagcttggataataaaaattctgaaaatgaaaaagacgtaaataatttaaataatgaacttaaaaattcaaacgaaattttgaaaaatgaaGTGAAAAATGagcatttaaataataaaaatttaaaaaatgatacaaaaatagaaataataaatataaacaaatCAATTCaagatgatttaaaaaaaattagtgatagattaaataaaatacaacaatgtaataaaaatgaaaacataTTAAGCAATAAAactaataatgaagaaaaatctatgagaaatatagaaataaattttaaaagtaaaacTAATGGAAACATAATAAATAGTTTaagtgaaaataatattgaaaatgattattttaaaaatgaattatatgataaatattttatcttaAATGCAAATGAAGATTATGATCCTAATAAGCCTAATGActtaaacaaaataataaaagaaagaaaaaggaaaaagctTATTATGCTAGctgagaaaaagaaaaaacaagaAATAGAACAAATGGAAGaaacaaaagaaaagaaCAAAAACACGTTAAAAGATTATGAAAGTAATAAACTATATGGTTATAGTGGGAATAATACAAATGAGTGTATATacgaaataaaagaaaaacaaaaatataaacaaaaatatataaaaaatggatTAAAAGATGAAGAGAATAGTAAGGGAGGAGAATACaaagaaagagaaaaaataagCAAAAAAGGAGAAGATTATAGTGAAAATGAGGgtgaattaaaagaaaggaacgaagaaaaaataaaaaaaagtactagacaaaatatatatgatagtgatatatcaaatataatagatgaaaattacaattttatgaataaaaacaaagaaaaaacacATAATTcaaatgatattaaaaaagaagagaCAGTCGTAAAAAAAGATTTTGCTACAAGGATGATGGAAAAGATGGGATGGAAAAAAGGTGAAGGGTTAGGAAAAGATAAACAGGGTATTAAAGCTCCATTAATATTACAGAAGGTTGATAAAAGAAGTGGTGTCATAGTGCAAGCacctttaattttaaaaaataatgatttaaaaaatggaTGTAATTCTTGTGAAGATAAATATTCTTCAACACATTCATTAAATAACAATTGCACAAGAATTATTGCCTTAACTAATTTGGTGACTGTTGATGAAATAGACGATACGTTAAAAGATGAAATTGAGGAGGAAGCATCTAAGTTTGGTAATttgttaaatataaatatttttgttgaTAAAAATTCTCATGATGCACTTGCTGTAAAAATATTCTGTGAATATGAATCAAAAGAGCAAGCAAAAAATGCAATGAATACTTTTAATGGTAGAATATTCGCTGGTAGAAAAGTAGAAGCTTCTTTTGCAAATGAACAGGAATATTACtcaaataagaaaaattag
- the G6PDH gene encoding glucose-6-phosphate dehydrogenase-6-phosphogluconolactonase, putative: protein MDYKVFLKSVEDMDYLHNVKYMETKNLDDFNLKSAYYICKEIHDKQLSSEDGYVVIGLSGGKTPIDVYKNMSLIKDIEIDRSKLIFFIIDERYKSDDHKFSNYNNIKFLFDDLNINKEEQLFKPDTTKNIVDCILDYNEKIKLMLKKYKKVDIAILGMGSDFHIASLFPNIFYNIYLNNYQNSYIYDEKSLKILNSDNCNDNLRLLNEYVYFTTTNKFDVRKRITVSLELLSKASSKIFLLNSAEKLDLWKNMLLKSHIEANYNLYPAAYLIDTSNTTVITCGYEKYTKSIEEIYDSKKSLSMHVSNLNKKELLTIIIFGCSGDLAKKKIYPALFKLYCNNLLPKDILIIGFARTVQDFETFFDKIVINLKKSLQCYEDYSMCKKKNLLDSFKSRCKYYIGDYSCPEDFEKFNKYLNEAEQEATLNSHAYHCKSEYCDDKREDENEEKQNINEKKLASNYSYVINRILYLALPPHIFVNTLKNYKNYCLNINGTDKIILEKPFGNDLESFKILSKQILENFNEQYIYRIDHYLGKDMVSGLLKLKFTNTFLLSLMNRHFIKCIKITLKETKGVYGRGQYFDPYGIIRDVMQNHMLQLLTLITIDNAIDLNDESVKNEKIKILKSIPPIKLEDTIIGQYVKSDTCKEENRNDEIFDESKGNHSYHDDPYIKPDSITPTFCTCILYINSINWYGVPIIFKAGKGLNKDICEIRIQFHNIMGSSDENMYNNEFVIILQPVEAIYLKMMIKKTGCDDMEEVQLNLTVNDKNKKINVPEAYETLLLECFKGCKKKFISDEELYESWRIFTPLLNELKEKQIKPLKYPFGHSGPKEVFDLVRKYYNYGKNYTQTPEFVRKSSFYDDNLLDIN from the coding sequence ATGGATTACaaagtttttttaaaaagcgTTGAAGATATGGACTATTTGCataatgtaaaatatatGGAAACAAAAAATCTAGATGATTTTAATTTGAAATCTGCATATTATATATGCAAAGAAATACACGATAAGCAATTAAGTAGTGAAGATGGTTATGTAGTTATAGGCCTATCAGGAGGAAAGACACCTAtagatgtatataaaaatatgtcaTTAATTAAGGACATTGAAATAGATAGAagtaaattaattttttttattattgatgAGAGGTATAAAAGTGATGATCACAAATTTAGTaactataataatataaagtttttattcgatgatttaaatataaataaagaagaacAATTATTTAAACCAGATACAACAAAAAACATTGTTGATTGTATACTAGATTATAatgagaaaataaaattaatgttaaagaaatataagaAGGTGGACATTGCAATATTAGGAATGGGAAGTGATTTCCATATAGCTAGTTTATTtccaaatatattttataatatatatttgaacAATTATCAGAATAGCTATATATATGACGAAaaatctttaaaaatattgaatagTGATAACTGTAATGATAATTTAAGgttattaaatgaatatgtatattttactACCACCAATAAATTTGATGTTAGGAAAAGAATTACCGTGTCATTAGAACTATTATCCAAAGCATCAAGcaaaatttttctattaaattcAGCAGAGAAATTGGATTTATGGAAAAATATGCTTTTAAAATCACATATAGAAgctaattataatttatatccAGCTGCTTATTTAATTGATACATCTAATACTACTGTAATAACATGTggttatgaaaaatatacaaaatcaATTGAAGAAATATATGATTCAAAAAAATCCTTATCTATGCATGTAAGTAACttgaataaaaaagaattattaacaataattatatttgGATGTTCAGGAGAtttagcaaaaaaaaaaatatatccaGCCTTATTTAAATTGTATTGTAATAATTTACTACCAAAAGATATATTAATCATTGGTTTTGCAAGAACAGTTCAAGATTTTGAAacattttttgataaaatagTTATAAACTTAAAAAAGAGCTTACAATGCTATGAGGATTATTCTatgtgtaaaaaaaaaaatcttttagATTCTTTTAAGAGTAGATGTAAGTACTATATTGGAGATTATTCGTGTCCAGAagattttgaaaaatttaataaatatttgaaCGAAGCAGAACAGGAAGCTACATTAAATAGTCATGCATATCATTGTAAATCAGAATACTGCGATGATAAAAGAGAAGacgaaaatgaagaaaaacaaaatataaatgaaaaaaaattagcatCAAATTATTCCTATGTTATAAATAGAATTCTGTATTTGGCTTTACCACCtcatatttttgttaatacATTAAAGAACTATAAGAATTATTGTTTAAATATCAATGGTACAGacaaaataatattagaGAAACCCTTTGGAAATGATTTAgaatcatttaaaattttatcaaaacaaattttagaaaattttaacGAACAGTATATATACAGAATTGATCATTATTTAGGAAAAGATATGGTTTCAGGTCTATTAAAGTTAAAATTTACTAATacctttttattatctttaatgAATAgacattttattaaatgcATAAAAATTACATTGAAGGAAACAAAGGGTGTTTATGGAAGAGGTCAATATTTTGATCCATATGGAATTATAAGGGATGTAATGCAAAACCATATGCTACAATTATTAACATTAATAACAATAGATAATGCAATTGATTTAAATGATGAATCTGTtaagaatgaaaaaataaaaatattaaaatctATTCCTCCTATAAAATTAGAAGACACCATTATAGGTCAATACGTTAAATCAGATACTTGTAAAGAGGAAAATAGAAACGATGAAATATTTGATGAATCAAAAGGAAATCATAGTTATCATGATGATCCTTACATAAAACCAGATTCTATTACTCCTACATTTTGCACctgtattttatatattaattctaTTAATTGGTATGGAGTTCCTATAATATTTAAAGCTGGAAAAGgattaaataaagatatatgtGAAATAAGAATTCAATTTCATAATATTATGGGATCTTCTGAtgaaaatatgtataataatGAGTTTGTAATTATTTTGCAACCTGTTGAAgcaatatatttaaaaatgatgataaaaaaaacagGGTGTGATGATATGGAAGAAGTTCAATTAAATTTAACagttaatgataaaaataaaaaaattaatgttcCAGAAGCATATGAAACATTGTTATTAGAATGTTTTAAAggttgtaaaaaaaaatttatttcagATGAAGAATTGTACGAATCATGGAGGATATTTACTCCcttattaaatgaattaaaagaaaaacaaataaaaccTTTAAAATATCCATTTGGGCATTCAGGGCCTAAAGAAGTTTTTGATCTTGttagaaaatattataactATGGTAAAAACTATACGCAAACACCTGAATTTGTCAGAAAATCTTCTTTTTATGATGATAATTTATTAGATATTAATTGA
- the P23 gene encoding co-chaperone p23, putative, translated as MPLYPIVLWAQKKECLYLTIELQDIENVKIDLKEDKLYFYATKDKNEYEFTLNFLKPINVDESKYSTKRNIKFKIIKKEKERWKTINNDGKKHWIKCDWNSWVDTDEENKTTEYDDMAMNSFGGMGGMPDMSQLGNMGGMGGMGDLDFSKLGNMGMGGDDMANFSGLGGMDQFKNMPNMNNMNDDDSSSYGDDSSEEEDDDEDDDEIDNQNNEEEKKECNESKCTMEKENRNDADTKIQDPIVEVQEPVA; from the exons atgcc aTTATATCCAATAGTTTTGTGGGCTCAAAAAAAAGAGTGCCTTTATTTAACTATAGAATTACAAGATATAGAAAATGTCAAGATTGACTTGAAAGAAGACAAGTTATATTTCTATGCTactaaagataaaaatgaatatgaatttactttaaattttttaaaaccaATAAATGTTGATGAATCTAAATATAGtacaaaaagaaatataaaatttaaaataataaaaaaagaaaaagaaagatggaaaacaataaataatgatgGAAAAAAACATTGGATTAAATGCGATTGGAATTCTTGGGTTGATActgatgaagaaaataaaacaacTGAATATGATGACATGGCAATGAATAGTTTTGGAGGAATGGGAGGTATGCCAGACATGAGTCAACTAGGAAATATGGGAGGAATGGGAGGAATGGGAGACTTAGATTTTAGTAAATTAGGTAATATGGGTATGGGCGGTGATGATATGGCTAACTTTTCAGGATTAGGTGGAATGGatcaatttaaaaatatgccAAACATGAATAATATGAATGACGATGACTCTAGCTCATATGGTGATGATTCAAGTGAAGAAGAAGATGATGATGAAGATGATGATGAAATAGATAATCAAAacaatgaagaagaaaaaaaagaatgcaATGAGTCTAAGTGTACTatggaaaaagaaaatagaaaTGATGCAGACACGAAAATTCAAGATCCTATTGTAGAAGTTCAGGAACCTGTGGCttag
- a CDS encoding RAP protein, putative, with protein MLKVYNLTIKVNKKCEFHFVKNFSIKKEDTLKAIKINKEILKSNNVLEIIKIIKENERKTNIINHVTFFHRLMQIINKNSKIYLQNKKYIDAEIEEKIKVFFKYLNNNKELEKINNYNKRLFSSFIWSFSKYFCLLNENRNLDIHSNLDNCKNEIENTNIFQNNRENKNICKGNYNRCYKNICEYNSFLRYCNKCNKSKYISNKCVCCKNYIEIYKKKQNTFLKTKYNEFNINKNYICNISDINLLYRYANIYLSFLNPSRYVIVIWSLSKLNKDNKETHENYWKRSLSLIALLKKEEVIILLHSYSYVNFSNFYFYIKIKDFIIEKKIHIRLINEKNYESIINMLLAYSNQNIFFSDLFESTINYILKTKNFFNSLKNKELLTILFCICKCPFLYIHNENKFNMLKKSAFRKNILLYELLKKKIMKRCNKHNFVENVSIYKSISSVNKETTEIKTSNIFTLENLIITIWSLSLKYIYSAKLLLYSFIKMNNLIKNESFIYNYYHILTNFYLSFLSFVLDGETQINLYFNREEKNSLNILNENMNIFMRNFDILKKSINMSQRKNNIEISNMQKDIFFLVKNLDWSKNVITILEHKNPLQISIDILLFKKIYFKNDFNNVEKFEIQKIINNKRDKEYKCMDNFENPNISKNKSNSSCNIDFRKNKNINSIPFFFFLNIKNYFSIGFHKKTNKNGETSENLHKQDIIAYSPKKTYLCMDDNKDNDIIINLYKYIERMKNFNLKNTSNELKEIYKDLISFFNIYFKYISKNDVISFFYKFSSFFTLFYNIKYDINLNELFKIFSFYHNFTFSNFKKKEKIVYLFIDTAWTYFRYMKYIMFISKEINTNKILLKELGGTKLYLYEELNIVMKVFNIIKKKIIEENIINEISSKNMTLLISIFLYVKNSDDIINYLKRNNFNNIVFSIKDIIYILSALSKCENTFDIENSFCKKFIENIEKCGVKDLVEFTYLCAELKINNKFISNSIVNKINSDVYLKIEIEEKDSKQNMKSNHLDKIIDKSSNYCTLKFIYTFQQEQLAFFIRNCYRMHCFDVRFFDLLCDITLKKYKEFNIECLCIVLPCFARIYCLHKSEDSYFAEKNGKKKMKRKIKVKNEYNDFLEKKITNCKYNVPQSLKKLIKYSEKKIISNKNINFYNLCYYMETITLLKIENKKLYNLSIEETLKKIQNSSYNEKEVKLLGKILWCLSYYHKTEFLFSIKIINFILENKIYEIIIPENFISIFSYFIKSRVYNKKLFHSMGETILLNISLNDYFSLGKKKKKFFKLNVITELYATMSWAYAFTFYDNMNITKKEKEENKANISNDIIENDLKFIERIYIHIFNEIKILQNFQNISFLLLARFFWGISIVNLINQNFLNFLNEYKWNDIKIVEQNDMHLHMIFILWLRIKYGYPNLEISKNFLQFKDKIILLFEKKKISKTNTIKNNNISKFHQQVSQILDRFNVKYENEHITEDFLSIDIIIKNENFQDKIAIEVDGPSHHLLLLDEISNSNLQNIKKEYIICGTTYFKSWLLQKSGWIVIHIPSYKWNKLNNEDKNNYIIRKLSSSSKYMKDHFEKYT; from the exons atgtTGAAAGTATATAATTTAACcattaaagtaaataaaaaatgtgaatttcattttgttaaaaatttctcaataaaaaaagaggaTACATTAAAggctataaaaataaataaggaaattttaaaaagtaacAATGTtcttgaaataataaaaataataaaagaaaatgaaagaaaaacaaatataattaatcATGTAACATTTTTTCATAGATTAAtgcaaataataaataaaaacagtAAAATATacttacaaaataaaaaatatattgatgcagaaatagaagaaaaaattaaagtattttttaaatatttaaataataataaagaattagagaaaataaataactaTAACAAACGTttgttttcttcttttatatgGTCTTTTAGTAAATATTTTTGccttttaaatgaaaataggAATTTAGATATACATAGTAACTTAGACAATTGCAAAAATGAAATCgaaaatacaaatattttCCAAAATAACcgagaaaacaaaaatatatgtaaaggTAATTATAATAGAtgctataaaaatatatgtgaaTATAATTCATTTCTGAGGTATTGTAATAAATGCAATAAAAGTAAATACATTTCCAATAAATGTGTATGTTGTAAAAATTacatagaaatatataaaaaaaaacaaaatacaTTTCTTAAAACGAAATATAATGAATTcaacataaataaaaattatatatgtaatatttctgatattaatttattgtaTCGATatgcaaatatatatttatcatttttaaatcCATCTCGTTATGTTATAGTTATTTGGTCATTAAGTAAactaaataaagataataaggAAACACATGAAAATTATTGGAAAAGAAGCTTAAGTCTTATtgctttattaaaaaaagaagaagttataattttattacacTCCTATTCTTATGTTAACTTTTCAAATTTCtacttttatattaaaataaaagattttattatagaaaaaaaaatacatataagattaattaatgaaaaaaattatgaatctataataaatatgttgTTAGCATATTCtaatcaaaatatttttttttctgatttATTCGAAAGtacaataaattatattctgaaaacaaaaaatttttttaattcattaaaaaataaagaactcttaacaattttattttgtatatgCAAATGtccatttttatatatacataatgaaaataagttTAATATGCTTAAAAAAAGTGCATTCAGAAAAAATATCcttttatatgaattattaaaaaaaaaaatcatgaAAAGGTGTAATAAACATAATTTTGTAGAAAATGTCTCAATTTACAAAAGCATTTCTTCTGTTAATAAAGAAACAACTGAAATAAAAACTAGTAATATTTTCACTTTGGAAAATTTGATTATAACTATTTGGTCTTTAAgtcttaaatatatttattcagCAAAATTGCTTTTATATAGTTTCATTAAgatgaataatttaataaaaaatgaaagtttcatttataattattatcatatattaactaatttttatttatcttttttatcatttgtGCTAGATGGTGAAACTCAGATTAATTTGTATTTTAATagggaagaaaaaaattctttaaatatcttaaatgaaaatatgaaCATTTTTATGAGGAattttgatatattaaaaaagtcGATAAACATGAGCCAACgaaaaaataacattgaaaTTTCTAATATgcaaaaagatattttttttttagtaaaaaattTGGACTGGTCTAAAAATGTAATAACGATATTAGAACATAAAAATCCTTTGCAAATATCTATAgatattttgttatttaaaaaaatatatttcaaaaatgaTTTCAATAACGTTGAAAAATTTGagatacaaaaaattataaataataagagAGATAAAGAATACAAATGCATGGATAATTTTGAAAACCCTAATATTAGTAAGAACAAAAGTAATAGCAGTTGCAATATTGACTTTAggaaaaataagaatataaatagcattcctttttttttttttttaaatattaaaaattatttctcaATAGGTTTCCATAAAAAAACCAATAAGAATGGGGAAACCTCTGAAAACTTACATAAACAAGACATTATTGCATATTCACCAAAGAAAACATATTTATGTATGGATGATAATAAGGATAatgatataataattaatctATATAAGTATATTGAaagaatgaaaaattttaatttgaaaaatacttccaatgaattaaaagaaatatataaagatttgatctcttttttcaatatctattttaaatatattagcAAAAATGATGTAATAagctttttttataaattttcgTCTTTCtttacattattttataatataaaatatgatataaatttaaatgaattatttaaaattttttctttttatcataattttactttttccaattttaagaaaaaggagaaaattgtatatttatttattgatACAGCATGGACATATTTCAGATATATGAAGTATATAATGTTTATatcaaaagaaataaatactaataaaatattattgaaaGAATTAGGTGGGactaaattatatttatatgaggAATTAAATATAGTAATGAAAGtgtttaatataataaaaaaaaaaataatagaagaaaatataataaatgaaatatccTCAAAAAAtatgactttattaatttcaatttttttatatgttaaaAACTCCGATGATATAATAaactatttaaaaagaaacaaCTTTAATAATATCGTATTTTctataaaagatattatatacatattaagTGCTTTATCTAAATGTGAAAACACATTTGATATTGAGAATTCTTTTTGTAAGaaatttattgaaaatatagaaaaatgcGGGGTAAAGGATCTTGTAGAATTTACTTATTTATGTGCAgaactaaaaattaataataaatttataagtaATAGtatagttaataaaattaattctgATGTTTACcttaaaatagaaatagaagaaaagGATTCTAAACAAAATATGAAAAGTAACCATTTGGATAAAATAATAGATAAATCTTCTAACTATTGTACTctcaaatttatttatacttttcAACAGGAGCAGTTAGccttttttattagaaattGTTATAGAATGCACTGTTTTGATGTGAgattttttgatttattatgTGATATAacgttaaaaaaatataaggaGTTCAATATAGAATGCTTATGCATTGTTTTACCATGTTTTGCTCGTATATATTGTCTTCATAAATCTGAAGACAGTTATTTTGCAGAGAAAAatggaaagaaaaaaatgaaaagaaaaataaaagtcaaaaatgaatataatgattttttagaaaaaaaaataaccaATTGCAAGTATAATGTACCacaatcattaaaaaaattaataaaatattcagaaaaaaaaattatatcgaataaaaatataaacttttataatttatgttATTATATGGAAACTATTACATTACtgaaaattgaaaataagaaattgTACAATTTATCTATAGAagaaacattaaaaaaaattcaaaattcttcatataatgaaaaagaagtGAAGTTGCTTGGAAAAATTTTATGGTGTTTATCTTATTATCATAAAACagagtttttattttcaattaaaataattaattttattttagaaaataagATATATGAGATTATAATACCTGAAAATTTCATATCTATTTTctcttattttataaaatcaagggtatataataaaaaactaTTTCATAGTATGGGTGAAACTATTTTACTAAACATTTCTTTAAATGACTATTTTTCGCTaggtaaaaagaaaaagaaattttttaagttaaaTGTAATTACTGAATTATATGCTACAATGTCTTGGGCATATGCTTTTACCTTTTATGATAATATGAACATAacaaagaaagaaaaagaagaaaacaaAGCAAATATCAGTAATGATATCAttgaaaatgatttaaagTTTATTGAAAGAATCTACATTCacatttttaatgaaataaaaattttacaaaattttcaaaatatttcatttttattattagctAGATTTTTCTGGGGAATTTCTAttgtaaatttaataaatcaaaattttttaaattttttaaatgaatataaatggAACGATATAAAAATTGTTGAGCAAAATGATATGCATTTGCATatgatatttatattatggttaagaataaaatatgGTTATCCAAATTTGGAAATTTCCAAGAATTTTCTTCAatttaaagataaaattatccttctttttgaaaaaaaaaaaatttcaaaaacaaatactattaaaaataataatatatctaAGTTTCATCAACAGGTATCTCAAATCCTAGATAGATTCAATGTAAAATATGAGAATGAACACATAACAGAAGATTTTTTATCTAttgatataataataaaaaatgaaaacttTCAAGATAAAATAGCTATTGAGGTAGATGGTCCATCTCATCATTTATTGCTTTTGGATGAAATTAGTAATAGCAACTTacagaatataaaaaa GGAGTATATTATATGTGGAACCACTTATTTTAAAAGTTGGTTATTGCAGAAAAGTGGTTGGATTGTTATTCACATCCCTTCGTATAAATGGAATAAACTAAATAAcgaagataaaaataattatataattcgAAAATTATCAAGTTCTAGTAAATATATGAAGGATCATTTTGAGAAATATACatga